From the Haemophilus parainfluenzae genome, the window ACGTTTTCTAAAACAACGATTTCGCCTTCTTTAACATCCACACCGTTTAAGTAGTCTTGCACTAAACGCACATTGAAACCTGCGTCTTTTAAGTAATCAACAACCGGTTGTAAAGAGTCTTCAGGTTTGAATTCACCTTCAGTTGGACGACCTAAGTGAGAGGTAACCATCACTTTTGCGCCTTTCTCTAAAGCCAGTTTTAACGTCGGGATAGTCGCACGAATACGCGCATCAGATGTCACTTTGCCATCTTTTACCGGTACGTTTAAGTCTGCGCGAATAAATACACGTTTACCTTTTAAATCTAAGTCGGTCATTTTGATTACTGACATAAGCTTTCCTCTTGGGTTAGTTAAAATTAAACGGGGATATTATACCTAGATCTTACTAGGTTGTAACGATGTAGATCAAATAAAAAAGCGAATTATGCTTATTTAGGGCAATCGATTACTTCCCACTGGCGATTGTAACAAATGAATAGTTCATTATGGCTCGCCCCTAAATAAACGCCTTTTAATTGCGGATTATGTTGCTTCATCCATTGAAATAATTCTTTACGGCTTAATTGTTCGTTTGGCAAAGAGAGTGATTCAAATAATGCTTTCTCTTGTTTGAAATAAGCTTCTGCTGAATCAAAAGCGCAGCTGCCGTGTTTTTCCCATTCGCCTTGCAATAATTTTGCGCCTGGTGAGATTGAAAGGTAAGGCTCGAGCGTTTCAATTGGAAGTGGCGCTAAATCACCCTTACAAAAACGAGGGTGATCCGTAACAGAACGTGCATTCGCATTTTGCGGCCATAAGCCATGCACTACCCAGCCAAATTGATTTTTTATATCACATTGATATTGTGCTGAATCAGGTAAATTATTGCCATATTGCTCACGTTGTTTTTCACAGAATGCTGGAGACCAAGATAAAGTCAACATATAGTAATCAAC encodes:
- a CDS encoding ribonuclease T2 family protein, with the protein product MKKQVSTLSLIALAAFSIWQYFTEHKKDTKPAPKTTQQQSQSAVKNTKDFGNYDVIMRDDAIGQNKNAPVDYYMLTLSWSPAFCEKQREQYGNNLPDSAQYQCDIKNQFGWVVHGLWPQNANARSVTDHPRFCKGDLAPLPIETLEPYLSISPGAKLLQGEWEKHGSCAFDSAEAYFKQEKALFESLSLPNEQLSRKELFQWMKQHNPQLKGVYLGASHNELFICYNRQWEVIDCPK